CCTCTTTCTTATACCCTTATTTCGAATTAGGGCGGTTCCAAAACGCATGATTGGCTTGATCCCGAGCTTCCAACGCTTCGAGGCGTTGTTGTAATCCTGGCGTCAGCGCTGCAACTTGGCGAATAATATAATTAATCAGGACAAATGGCGCGGCATAAGAATCAAACAACGAGGCACTAGCCACGGGCACCACAACCACCGGATCCGCCAAATGGACTGCGGGCGATACCCAGCGATCTGTAAAGGCCGCCACTTGGATATTTTGTCGCCGCAAACGTTCCAACCATGTCACTAACGATAAAGGATACCGTGGAAAAACCCAGGCAACCACCAGTGAATCCGGATCCGGATCGAGACCAAAAGTCTCCCAGACAGGCGTATTTGGTGTCGCCATTTCCACCCCGTCTTTGACCTTGCTTAAGAAATAGGCAGCATAGGGAATAATTGTGGAGGATGCCCGGGCACCAGCCAGAATGACTCGCTTTGCCGAGGCAATGGCTTTCGCCATGGCTTCGACATGACTGTCCGCCATGAGATCGGGAAGACCTTCCAAATTTTGAATTTCCTGTTCCACTAATAAATCTTTCTGGCCAGCCCATTCAGAATGGACATAGACGGCCCGTTCCGGCGTGTGCCACTCTTCTCGCACCAGCCCTTGTAGCGTGCGCACAAAGTCGGTAAATCCGGAGAATCCCATGGCGACACTAAAGCGAGTGATGGACGCTTGGCTGACGCCAATGGCATGCGCTAATTCACTCGCTGTCATAAATGATGCTTCCCGATAATGTTCTGAGACGTACTCCGCAATCTGCTGATTAATTGATGATGTTTGTGCTGCCGCTGCGACTTGTGCATGGAATGTTTCCAAGGTGATAGGCTTTGTCCGCACCATGTTGTCTCCTAATGTGTTTGTCAATGCCGTAATTCATCCGCATCTATTATAGAGAGCAACATCCTTAGCAGCAATCACCACATGATAATTTCCCGGAAATTTTGCTGCCAATTTTCACAACGCTCGCAAGCGCATACTAAAGGGGATACTTAGCAGCAGTAATAATGCGGTCGTGTTCAAAGCGATCTCCGTACTTGTATGTTTAGCTAAAATACCTATCGCCCCTACAGCCAGTGCCCCTAAAGTGTTGCCCACACCTAAGGTGAGGCCTGATGCCATGCCTTTATTGTCGGGAAACAGCGATTGTCCGGCTACCATCACGACGGATCCGGTCGAATATAAAGCAAACCCGAGAAGACCTATCGTAATCCAAATCCATATGCCTTGAGCATGCAAAAACCACAAAAGAAAAATCGTCGAAGCTAGGGCTGATCCAATGAGAACAGGTTTGGCTCCAATGCGGTCCGAAATGGCACCTCCTGTCATATTCCCTAAGCTCCCCACTAAAAACAGAACAGATAATAGGGCTGCCGCTTCACTCAATGAACGATGCAACGAGTGCCATAAGATGGGGACCAAGGTCACAGTCGCCATGCTCGCCAAATTTCTCAGCATGACCACAACGAGCAAATTTCCTGAGTGCTTTAACCCTTGGCGAAACGCCGGTGTCCAAATTTTCACAGCCCTAGTTTGAGGACGCGGGGCAGGACGCATCACCCACCACATGATACCGGCCATCGCCATCCCCGGTATCGCCAGAACCCATAGCCCTTGCCGTCCCCAGTACAGAAAAGCCGTGGTCGCAGCAATCGGCGCAAGAGCGCGTCCGAAGTTTCCCCCAATCATGAAGAAACTCATACCGAGCCCCTTGCGCGATCCAGCTAAGTCCCCGACCAGCGCTGACGCATGCGGATGAAATGCGGCATTACCCAATCCGGCCACCAGCAATGCCACCACAAAAATCGCATAAGTGGGCGCATAGGCTAATGCTGCCGCTGATACGATACTTCCCACCATAAGACCCCCGACCACGAAATACCGGGTACCAACCCGATCCGCCCATAAACCCATCAAAGGTTGTAACAACTGCGTGGTCAACGCGGCAATTGAACTTAACAGTCCGGCTAATGCTACAGAAAAGTGCATGGCGACCATCAAAACCGGTAGCAAAGCCGGATATAAATTTGGGTAAGAATCGTTTAAAAAATGAGCAAAAGTAAAAAATCCAGTTTTCCAGGCACCGCGTTTTCGACTCGGTACGGCCACTGTCTCTGTGGTCACCATGATTCCGCCCTCTTTCCTTATTTACTGTTATTATCAGTATACTGAACTTTTTATTTCTATCAAGTTCTGATGCGTGTATCTTAAAATTGTCGTCGATAATTTTTGCTTTAGCGGACACCCATAATTCAGAAGGTTATCGCACAATCATCATCGTGGTATCATTAACGGTCCATCATCATGGCGTATTGACCATCAATCCTATGGATGATGAGATGGATGGGAATGAAAGGGCAAGAACTCTTTATGATTATCAAAGAAGTATGTACCCCAAACGAATGGAATATGTTCCGAACACTTCTCGAGGCGTATGCAAGAAGTCTGGATTTTTCCTTGGAATTTCAAAACTTTTCGGCCGAAATCGCCAATCTTTCCCGTGTTTACTGCCGTCCGAACGGCGTCGCTATTGTGGCGCTTGAAAACACGGAAGCCGTGGGATGTGTGGCTTATCGCCAGTTGGCGCCAAAGATTTGTGAAATAAAACGGCTCTTTATACGGCCCGCTTACCGTCAACGCGGCGTTGCCCGGCAGTTAATTTTAACACTCATGACCATCGCAAAGAATGACGGCTATCACGTGATGCGACTTGACACCGTACCGTCTATGACAGCGGCCATTCATCTTTATCTTGCATTGGGGTTTAAAGATATTCCACCTTATTATTCTAATCCTGTCGCTGGAGCAAGGTTTATGGAAATTACGCTAAGATAACCGCGGCTAATTCATAGATAGACAAAATTTTGGCGATTTTTCATTGATATTCAGGAAATCTTCAGATTGAAATCCGCAAAACCTTATATAATCTAAAATGAATTTTTGATGAGATTTTTATTAAATATTCCGAGCCGTATCACAAAAACACAAAAAGGATCGTGTACATGAAGCCTCTACGCTTATTGGCTCTAGGTATTGTAGGTACAAGCGTATTAGCTGGTTGTGGACTTTTTGCCGGAAAACCCGGATGGCCCACGGTGGCGGATACCCAAATTGGAGCATTAGACTGGACAAGTTATGGATTGGGCGGCACCCATAATGCTGTTATTGCACCCCAAAGCCATTTCACCGCCAATTGGATTCGACAGTTCTCTCAACCCTTAATGCAGCCGGCCGTCGTGCGGGGCACCGTTTATGTGGGCGGTATCGGCCAAAATCCCGCTGTGTACGCTCTAGACGCGAAAACTGGGGCAACAATCTGGAAAACACCAGTTGATAATCAAATTATGACTACCCCTATCGTCGTTCATGGCGAAGTCTTTGTGGGCTCAGGGAATCATAATTATCCGATGAGCCATGTGCCCCAATATGGCACGGATATTATCCGTGGCAATGGTGCCAACGCTATCTATGCTCTCAGCGCGAAAACCGGACAAATCATTTGGGAACGCAAAACTGCTGGCGAAAACATGCCAACCTTTGTCTATAAAAACAATACGTTATATATCGCCAACGGCAGCGATGAAGTGTTAGCCTTAAATGCCACCACCGGACAAACCCTATGGAGATTGCCCATCGGGTCTTACGTCAGCATGTCATCTCCCGAACTGTCGGGCAATCTCTTGTACTTTGGAGGAGCGCATCCTTTTGCTATGTATGCCGTGAACATTGAAACTCACAAAATTCAGTGGATGCATCCTTTTTCTCACCCATTAGGGGGATCCGATGATGTCTCACCCGCCGTGTACAGGAATAACGTTTATGCGGATGTAGTCGTGGCCCGAAATGGCCAACCTCACGAAATCTTTTACGCCTTCAACGCGCAAAACGGTCATATCGAATGGGAATTTGATGAAGGAACTGGACCTATTCCTCAGGGACCTCATGGTGGTCCCCGAGATGAAACGGTAGCTCCCCTCGTCTATAACAACACCGTCTATGTCGGCAGCCCGCTCAATAATGTCCTCTACGCATTAAATGCGCAAACAGGGCAGTTATTATGGAAAGATCACTTGACAGGAACTCTGATGCAGTCTCCTATCGCCTACAATGGAGTGCTCTATGTAGGCGATACTACAGGTAAGTTTTGGGCAATTAATGCCTCGACAGGAAAATTATTAGGGCATCGCCAGTTTAAAGGGCCTTTTATGCCTTCATCACCGGTCTTAGTGGGTCAAACGATTTTTACAGGCACCCGTTTAGGTCAGTTCATGGCCATTCCGTTATCATCAATCCAATAATGATCCCACCATGATGCATTTTATGTAGAACTCAGCTTTGGGAACAGGGACAAGTTTTGCTAGACGTGATCCCTGTTCCTGTGCCTTATGGCATAATTGAAATCGATTGGACACGTAATAGAGTCCGCCCCGATCAATGGCTCAGGGGGAATCGATCGTGAACGAAAAAACGCGAGTGATGGCACGCCTTCGTCATCTTGTATCCGATTTGGAACACCCATGGCATTATGTCGACGAGCTTATTGTTAAGGCAATGAACCAGGGCGTTTTCGATAACTTGCCAGGCAAAGGCAAACCCCAATTCATCGAGTCTCATCATCATCCTGAATATTGGGCGAATAAGCTCCTTAAAGATCACGGGTATGTTCCAGAATGGATGGTATTGGGAAATGATATAGACCGTTTTGATGAGGAGTTGCAAACAATCCGCCAACAGGTTTTGCATGGTAAGCCGGTGACTCCTGCATTACGCGAACATGTGACCAATTTATGTAATGCGCGGCAGGTCTTGCTCCGTCTCTATAACCAGAAAGTTCCGGTGCCATCACTGCAACGAGGCCCCAGAACTCCTGATCAGTTTTTGTCTGGAGAATGAGAATTGAACCGGTTTCCTAAGACGTGTGGTCTCGTTCTCAGCTCAAACCTATTCCACAGTTAAAATGTTACTTTGGTCGATACGTTTTGTGAATAAGGTGAGAATCAAAGAGACGGTACTGGACAATCCTAGTGTGACAACGCCTGCCACAACAAATCCCTGTGGTAGCAGCAAGGCAAATAAGGGACCGCCTAGTAACGCTCCGATATTAAAGACCAGAAAAATCCAACCCGTTACGGTGCCTGCAATCGCATCGTCCACCGAATCCTGGGCCATGGTCGCAACCAAATCGACATAAATCCCCCAACCAGCTCCAAAGGAAAACGTCAAAGCCGTTAAGAGCCCAATCTGTTTGGCGACCAGAAACATGCCTAGACTCCCTATCATGATGAGAAATGCCGCGACACTGACCAAATACTTACGGCCAAAGCGGTCGGCTAAATAACCGAGGGGAAAAGCACAGATTAATCCGCCTAATCCACCCATTGACGCAACTTCTGCGGCCTGACTAGGAGCCAAATTTAAACCTTTCAAGAGATAATCCGAGTAGTATCCCAAGTAGCCAAATAACGCAATCCCAAAGAGAAAAATGGATAAGGACAAAATGACGACATTGCGGTGAAAAATACCGGCAAAGCCGATACGCCGCTTTTCAATCTTTTTATAGGTTTTGGGGATGACGCCATAAAAGATAAGCAGGGCAATAGCACTAGCAATCCCTGAGATAATAAAGGGAATCTGGTAGTGGGGCAAAAAGGGTGTGATCAAATACGGACCCACAAATAATCCTCCACCAAAAAATACCGCGAATGCGGAAACAGCTCGGCCCCGGGTTTCGAAAAAAATATCGCCAAGCAAAGCGATAATAGCGGGTTGGAAAATACCAATACCGACCCCTACCAATAAGCGAGCGAGCAATAATTCAACAGAGTTCGTCACAAATCCGGTAACCACGGTAAATACCGCAAAAATGATTACCGAACCCATTACGGTATACTTTACTGAGAATCGGTCAAATAAATAGCCTCCGACCATACTAAAGATGGCAATGCCCAAAGCAAATCCGGTACCCACTTCGCCCAACAAGGCACTCGATCCATGAACATTTTGCACAATGTATGGTGAACCAAAGGAATATAAGTTGGTGTCAAATCCTTCCAAAAACGCTGGAATAGCGGAAACCAGCACAATAATAAAGAAATATAGTGGGCTTTGTCGTGCGACCGATCGCACAGTCCTTTCAGCCCGATTTTCTGCGGCTCTGTTGGTATTCGTTGACAATTTCAAAACCTCCTCGGTAGCGTTCAAGAATTTTCTGTCTGTCGTGCGCCACTTGGCGATAGGGGTTCTCGAATAAATGCCAAAATCGTTTGCACCATAATCCATACGCCTAAAGGCATCACCGATTCCGCAAAATTAAATTGGCTATGATGATGGGGATACGGATAACGGGGATCATGCGCCCCTAAATTCCAGAACACACCTGGCCGTTGTTGCAGGTAATAAGCAAAATCTTCTCCACCCATACGCTGTTCCACGTCAATCCAAACATCACGCCCTGCAAACTTTTCAACCACATCTTTAAAAATCTTCCACTCTTCTTGACTATTCACGACCGAAGGATAACCTTTCCGATACTGCAGTTCCGCATGAGCCCCAAATGTCTCGGCCGTGCCCTCCATAACTTGCCTCATCTGCTCGATTATTCGGTTTTGAACATCTTGGTTAAATGTACGGACCGTCCCTTTAAGTTCTGCTCGGCTGGGGATGGCATTGTATGCCGATCCGCTCTGAGCCGCGCTGATGGTTAGAACGGCCGCATCTGTCGGATTGATTTGACGCGAGATAATGGTTTGCATAGCCATGATCATTTGCGCCATAACAGGAATCGGATCAATGGTATGGTGCGGTGCCGATCCATGTCCTCCTTTCCCCTCGATCAGGATGTCGAAGCGATCAGAGTTAGCTGACTGCACCCCGGGCCGAGCCCCAATTTTTCCAGCAGGCAGCTCCGACTGTAAGTGCAATCCCGTAACCCGGATCACGCCATCTAACACGCCATCACGTATCATCTTCAATGCCCCACCGGGATGCCGTTCTTCCGCTGGTTGAAAAATCAAGCGGGCTCGCCCGGGAATTTTGTCAAGAAATTGCGGCAACACCTGCGCCACTCCCAGTAACATGGCCGTATGTCCATCATGACCACAAGCATGCATGACTCCCTCGCGCCGTGAACGATAATCGATAGGGGATTCTTCCTCAATGGGTAACGCATCAATATCGGCACGCGCCAATACGATCGGACCATCCGTACCAATATCCACAACGACGCCGGTATCTCCTGCGACGATGGGATGATGCCCCATCGCTCTCAACGTAGACAGGATAAATTTTTGGGTGTCATATTCCTCGTAGCCTAATTCGGGATGAGTATGGAGATGGCGGCGCCATTGAACCATATTTGGGGCCAAAGCCTGAATATTGTCAGGGATCATACGGCTCCCTCCTTGCTGTTCAAAAGTTCTCCTTTTTTGATTACCTGGTGACGGTCAGTTGGGGTCCATAACGTGGCCGGACGCTCAATGGGGTTATCGGGCCACAAAACCAAATCCGCCCAGAAACCCGGCGCAATAACCCCAGTAGGAATGTCCAATAACTCAGCACCGTGGATGGTGGCGGCTTCTAAGGCATCCCAAATGTTTAACCCTACCTCTAAGAGATAGCGGATTTCTTGGGCATTGTCTCCATGATAGTTAAAGGGAGTGCCGGCGTCCGTCCCCATGGCAAAGCGTACCCCGGCACGAAAGGCCCGCTGCAAACTATTTTGGTGGGCCTCTCTGGCAATTTTGGCCTTTTCTACCGACGCCGGGGCAATCCCAGATTCCACGCCATGGTCAATAATTTGTTGCACAGCTGTTAAGGTCGCAACTAACGTGACCTCACGTTTAATCATTTCTTCAATCGCCCAATCTGATAGATAAAATCCATGTTCAATCGAATCAACTCCAGCTTTCAGGGCATTTTCAATGCCTTCTTGAGCCTGGGCATGGGCCATAGTTTTTTTGCCCCGATTTTTCGCCTCCGCAACAGCAGCGGCCATCTCTTCCAACAATAAGCCACGTTCGGTACTTTTATCTCCTGTTGACATGACCCCCCCAGATGCCATGAACTTCAAGACATCGACGCCCTCACGCAACTGCCGCCGTGCTTCTTTCCGGGCATCATCTGGAGAATCGACAACAGCGCCACCCTCCCAATGGATGTGCGCGGGAAATCCATTAGCGGGGTCGGCATGCCCTCCCGTAATAGAAAACGGTGTCCCGGCCACCCGCATATGAGGTCCCTCATGCCAGCCGTGCTCAATAGCGCGGCGGACGCCAACGCCAATGCCAAAAGGCGAACCGGCGTCACGCACACTAGTGATACCTCTGAAGAGTGTGCGCCTCGCGTGCACCAAGGCGCGTGCTGTCATTTCAGGAACGGTTAAGGTTAAGTCGTCCCATTTATTTGGATGGCCGGCAGCAGAAAAATGAACATGACAATCGATAAACCCTGGTAACACATAACGGTTTTGTCCATTTATCCGCGTCGCATGCGGAAAACGAACGCCGATAATCTTTTCGGGGCCGCTCTCACGAATAATGCCATCGTGATCCCATACAAGAGCCCATGGTTCATCGCGCACTTGACGATGAGACACGTCAACTAAATGAATGTTGTATAATAAATATTCCACTAAACATCGCTCCTATTTTCCTGCCGATATATCCTGTATCTTTGAGGAATAGCCTAAGCGTACGAAGAGAATGCCTTTGCTTCCTATATGCACCGTTACAAAAATCCCCGTCTGTTTATGTAAATCCCTACAAAACCTCACGGAATGATGAACGAAATCATGAAACCGATCGCGATCGAACCAGTTGTTGCCGCCCCTTCTGGGCTGGATCGTCTAGCATGAGATCCGGAAAATGGGAAAGACTAGCCAAAAACACGGGAGATGAGCGATGCGCAAAATATCGACAATCCTGGCAATCATCGTGCTGGTCAGTGGATGCGGAACCGCTGTCCCCTCGCCACATGCTAAGCTTTACACCTATCAACCGCAGTGGATAGGTCGAGGCCAGAAAATTTTTGAACAAACCTGTGCACCTTGCCATGGTCAAAATGGGCAAGGCATTACGGGTCCGGCTTTATGGGGACCTAATTCGGCTGCAGCGGGATTTACCCACTTCTCCGACCTCGCTTCATTTATCCAAACGAATATGCCCCAGGATAATCCCGGTTCCCTGTCCCCGAAAAGCGCGCAAAGTGTGGCATCTTTCATTTGGCATCAAAATCACCGTACGTGATTCTTGCGAAGAGCAAGAAGCGGCGTTCATTTTATGAAACATCTATCACATCGCCATGTGCTACACTGGACCGTAAAGGATTCTCTAGAAAGGGTTTATGATGAATACGAAAAAACTCATGCCATATGGTTTTTGGCCTAGCGTGTTAACGCCCGAACGGATGGTCGAATTGACCAAAGTTTTTGACGTACAATGGGACCGGCGAGGCCAGGACGTGGTAGTATTTGAGAAACGGGAAGGACAGTCCCGTCTGCTTCGAATCAATCCGACTTTTGGATTCCCGCGCGATCTCATTAGCACCAATCCTGTGGTAGTACGCGTGAATTATGGTGGTGGTGAGTATACGGTCGGAAGCGATGCCGTATTTTTTGTTTCGAGAGGCCGTATTTACCGCAAACCATTGGATGACGGATTAGCTGAAGCGCTAACCAAAGGGAATTTCCAACCAGCGTCCCCGACCTTATCGCCCAATGAACAATGGCTTTGTTTTGTTTATAACAATAAAGAAGAAGATGGGTTAGCCGTCGTACCCGCCCTCCCCGGGCCCCATAAACCCGTCGTACTATTAACCGGGTATGATTTCTTTATGCAGCCCACATGGCATCCCACTGGACAGCAGATAGCAGTCATTGCCTGGAATCATCCCTTTATGCCTTGGGATAGCCCCTACTTGCTCTTATTAGATGTATCCACAGACCTACAATATCCTCAAATCACCCAGGTAACCGTCCTACAAGGTCCGGATCAGGGGATTTTGTTTCAGCCAGAATTCTCCCCGGATGGCCGGTATTTAGCATATGTTGGAGAAGTGGATGATCTCACACAACTCTTCCTATGTGATTTACAAACCCATCAAACGCGCCAATTGACCCATCAAAATGGCGAATTGGCGATGCCCGCATGGCGCCAAGGAGTCCGAACCATCGGGTGGCACCGAGACAGTCAGCATATCTATTACATTGTCAACGTCGAAGGAAAAATGAATGTCTGGCGAACCGATGTTGAGGGGAAAAATCATATCTGTCTGACCACAGATTTACCATTTGATGTTTACCGTCAAATTGCGGTCTCGCCTAAAGATAACCGAATTGCCATGCGCGCTGTCAGCACAACCCAGCCGGAGCGCATTATTGTTCTTGATGACGACATCGACACTCCCTGGCATGTGATACGCTACACCACATCCAATGAAATACCGGGGTGTTACTATTCCCGTGCGCAAAGATTAAGATGGGGGCAACACCCGCATATGCGCTATGGTCTTTATTATCCACCAACGCATCCGCAGTATGAAGATCACGGCCCACCGCCCATGGTTGTGCTATTGCATGGAGGCCCCACGGGCCAAGCCTTCATGATGTTTTGTGCCCAAGCTCAGTTTTTAGCTACTCGCGGTTTCGCCGTATTATTGGTCAATCACCGGGGCAGCACAGGTTACGGTAAAGCATACCGGGAAAGTTTGCGTCATCAATGGGGAATTTATGATGTTGAAGACAGTATTTCAGGGGTTGAGTACTGTATAGAAGAAGGACTGGCGCGCCGTGATGCCATATATATCATGGGTTCGAGTGCAGGCGGCCTTACAGTTTATAATGCCTTAATTCATTTCCCTGGAGTTTTTCGGGCGGGAATCACTCTTTATGGAGTTGCTAATCTCTGGACGTTTTCCAATGAAACACACAAGTTTGAACGGCATTATCAAGACTTTTTAATTGGCCCCTTGCCGGAAGCCACCGAGACCTACAATGATCGGTCCCCCGTGCTTCATGCCGATAAAATTCAGGATCCGGTGGCGATTTTCCAGGGTAGCCAAGATCCTGTGGTGCCACTGTCTCAAACCATGGAAATGATTGCGGCTTTAAAGTCCCATCATGTTCCGGTATTTTACCGTGTATTCGAAGGCGAGGGTCATGGATGGCATAGTCCCAAAACCGTCGCACAATTTTATCACGACCTCGAAGATTTTTTGCAGGATTCGCTTAAATCCCTGAACGATTAAGGCTGAATGGCGGGATAATCATCCCGCCCTCCTTGTTCTCATGTTGTCATCTTCACTAATCTCAGCCGACGATTATGGGCCTTGGCGTCTACTCGGATAACGCCGTAAAACATCATCAATTCGTATGGCAACCTCTTCAGGCGCTTCTAACCCGGGACAGTAACCACTACGCTGAAATTTGGATAAATTCCGCATGAGTAATACGCTCTAAAGGTTCAACATTTGGCGTTAACATGTGATCATGTTCACCTCTGATGACTAAAGTCGGGTGAATGCGGGGAACAGCCGATCAATATTCGTCGTCAAATTGGTATAAAGGATTTGTTCTATTTTATTGAGGGCCTGACCTTGGATGTGCAAAACATCTGCACTGGGCAGTCTATGAAAGGCTTGAAGCCAAATCCGCTGCAAAACTTGCCCCTGTTTATGTTCAGGAGCTTTCTGAACCAATTCACGAACCCGTTGAAAATGATGCCGGGTTTTGGGATCCACCACCGGAAAATGTGTCCAAAACAATGAGGGAATCAATATAACGGCGAACTTTTGCAGCCACATACAACGATTCCGCGCCACCAAACGAATGGCAAATAAGGACGGGTTTGATATTCCAAGCACAAATTAACCGCACAATATCCCGTGCATGATCTTCAATCGCATACTCTTGAGGCGGTTTGTCGCTATCTCCGAATGCCCGCACGTTACAGATAAATGCGTGGTATTCATCCAAGGACAAATGCTACAGCAAGGAGTACCAACTTTCTTTAGACATTAACCAACCATGTAAAAAACCAAAGGTCTTGGCCCGTAACCGACGACGTCGAAAGACACCGAGATGTCACCGACGTGCACATACATTCGCGTTTCCCCTTTTCCGCGGTTATCTTCTGAGTATCCTTTTGTCCCTTCTTAAAGGCCTTCAGATTTATTAATATTTTCCTCTATCTTTATTTGATAGCCAATTGGAGAATCGATGCATTCTTCCACGGCTTGCGGATCGTCGTGATTTCAGGACCGTGAGGGAGGTTTCCCGGTTAAAGGTTGCGCCGATGAATCGAGACATCGCGTAGAAGATGGAATTTGTGCAACGTTTCGATCCCACGAAGCTTGTCCTCCCCCATACCATCATTTTGATAGGCCTTCTATTGTGTATCCACATGGTCGGATTCGACCATAGTTTTCAATATCTGGTCCTATAAGTAACCGCTGTTTGTATGAAGTCAAATCAAGAGCTGTTTTGGTCAAGTTATGGCTGATGAACTCGCTTATCGGGCATACGGCCGGTAAACCTGCCTCTTATCGCGGGCTAGTTTTCCGGACCACAAGACTTTGCCAGAGATCGAAATTGTCTCATCGTCTTAGGGGTTAATAGCCGACGATATCGATGGTGCATTCTAAGAGCTCCTTTGCTCGTTTCGACGTATTTTTTCCCCAGAGATCGCTGAGAATTAGCGGCACAGCTAATTCTGGATACCCCGTCGGTCCGGGCGGAATCCTGCGCATCGCGAGTGAAGGGAGCCGCACAACCGGGCGATCTAGAATTAGCCTCATCACATCCTCATCGTTTGTGAGTTACCACATGAGACGGATTAATCTTGACGAATTTCATGGTTACCGACGGCGTAATACAGCTCGTCGTTTTGTGATGAATCACAACGATCCCTCTGGTCAAAAAGATTCGCATACAATATTCTAAAAAACATCAAAAACATATTTATTATGTGAATGGAGACAAGGAAACAACATGAATGATGAATTCTATTTGGCCAATGAATGGAACGTGGTGTTTCGGCACAATATTTCTTCGCGAAATGCCGAATATACGACCACCGACGATTTAGCGCTTTCTCCCGTGATAAGTCAGTATCTCCGGGAAAACTTTTCTCAAGGGATATACTTGCATCAACACGATGCAATATGGGCTGCAGTGATTAAAAAACAGCATTTGTGTTTGGCCACGGGAACTGCTTCTGGTAAAACCCTCCCTTTCATGATAACCGCCATGAACATTTTATCATTGGATCCCAAGGCAAAGATTCTCGCGCTATATCCGACCAAGGCATTGGGTTACGAACAAGAACAACGATGGCGGGAATCACTACAGCGATCGGGGCTGCCAATTCAGGTAGGGCGTATCGATGGCGACATTCCGAGCGCACGGCGTCTAGAAATTCTCGTTACGAGCCATATTCTCGTTGCCACCCCGGATGTTATTCACACATGGATGCTTGCCACTCTTGACAACCGCAAGGTTAGAAACTTTATTCACTGCCTGAAATTTGTCATTGTTGATGAAGTCCATTCGTTTACGGGAGTTTTTGGGTCTAATTCTGCCTATCTCTTTAGGCGTCTCCACCATGCCGCGCATATACTCGGCAGCGATTTTCAATATATGGCCGCATCAGCTACCATTGCGAACCCCGAAGAACATCTGTACAAATTATTTGGTGTTCCTTTTGAAATCATTGATCAGGATTTTTCCCCCAA
The Sulfobacillus thermosulfidooxidans DNA segment above includes these coding regions:
- a CDS encoding MurR/RpiR family transcriptional regulator, whose amino-acid sequence is MVRTKPITLETFHAQVAAAAQTSSINQQIAEYVSEHYREASFMTASELAHAIGVSQASITRFSVAMGFSGFTDFVRTLQGLVREEWHTPERAVYVHSEWAGQKDLLVEQEIQNLEGLPDLMADSHVEAMAKAIASAKRVILAGARASSTIIPYAAYFLSKVKDGVEMATPNTPVWETFGLDPDPDSLVVAWVFPRYPLSLVTWLERLRRQNIQVAAFTDRWVSPAVHLADPVVVVPVASASLFDSYAAPFVLINYIIRQVAALTPGLQQRLEALEARDQANHAFWNRPNSK
- a CDS encoding MFS transporter, whose amino-acid sequence is MVTTETVAVPSRKRGAWKTGFFTFAHFLNDSYPNLYPALLPVLMVAMHFSVALAGLLSSIAALTTQLLQPLMGLWADRVGTRYFVVGGLMVGSIVSAAALAYAPTYAIFVVALLVAGLGNAAFHPHASALVGDLAGSRKGLGMSFFMIGGNFGRALAPIAATTAFLYWGRQGLWVLAIPGMAMAGIMWWVMRPAPRPQTRAVKIWTPAFRQGLKHSGNLLVVVMLRNLASMATVTLVPILWHSLHRSLSEAAALLSVLFLVGSLGNMTGGAISDRIGAKPVLIGSALASTIFLLWFLHAQGIWIWITIGLLGFALYSTGSVVMVAGQSLFPDNKGMASGLTLGVGNTLGALAVGAIGILAKHTSTEIALNTTALLLLLSIPFSMRLRAL
- a CDS encoding GNAT family N-acetyltransferase, whose translation is MGMKGQELFMIIKEVCTPNEWNMFRTLLEAYARSLDFSLEFQNFSAEIANLSRVYCRPNGVAIVALENTEAVGCVAYRQLAPKICEIKRLFIRPAYRQRGVARQLILTLMTIAKNDGYHVMRLDTVPSMTAAIHLYLALGFKDIPPYYSNPVAGARFMEITLR
- a CDS encoding PQQ-binding-like beta-propeller repeat protein, giving the protein MKPLRLLALGIVGTSVLAGCGLFAGKPGWPTVADTQIGALDWTSYGLGGTHNAVIAPQSHFTANWIRQFSQPLMQPAVVRGTVYVGGIGQNPAVYALDAKTGATIWKTPVDNQIMTTPIVVHGEVFVGSGNHNYPMSHVPQYGTDIIRGNGANAIYALSAKTGQIIWERKTAGENMPTFVYKNNTLYIANGSDEVLALNATTGQTLWRLPIGSYVSMSSPELSGNLLYFGGAHPFAMYAVNIETHKIQWMHPFSHPLGGSDDVSPAVYRNNVYADVVVARNGQPHEIFYAFNAQNGHIEWEFDEGTGPIPQGPHGGPRDETVAPLVYNNTVYVGSPLNNVLYALNAQTGQLLWKDHLTGTLMQSPIAYNGVLYVGDTTGKFWAINASTGKLLGHRQFKGPFMPSSPVLVGQTIFTGTRLGQFMAIPLSSIQ
- a CDS encoding DUF1992 domain-containing protein; this encodes MNEKTRVMARLRHLVSDLEHPWHYVDELIVKAMNQGVFDNLPGKGKPQFIESHHHPEYWANKLLKDHGYVPEWMVLGNDIDRFDEELQTIRQQVLHGKPVTPALREHVTNLCNARQVLLRLYNQKVPVPSLQRGPRTPDQFLSGE
- a CDS encoding MFS transporter, whose amino-acid sequence is MSTNTNRAAENRAERTVRSVARQSPLYFFIIVLVSAIPAFLEGFDTNLYSFGSPYIVQNVHGSSALLGEVGTGFALGIAIFSMVGGYLFDRFSVKYTVMGSVIIFAVFTVVTGFVTNSVELLLARLLVGVGIGIFQPAIIALLGDIFFETRGRAVSAFAVFFGGGLFVGPYLITPFLPHYQIPFIISGIASAIALLIFYGVIPKTYKKIEKRRIGFAGIFHRNVVILSLSIFLFGIALFGYLGYYSDYLLKGLNLAPSQAAEVASMGGLGGLICAFPLGYLADRFGRKYLVSVAAFLIMIGSLGMFLVAKQIGLLTALTFSFGAGWGIYVDLVATMAQDSVDDAIAGTVTGWIFLVFNIGALLGGPLFALLLPQGFVVAGVVTLGLSSTVSLILTLFTKRIDQSNILTVE